Proteins encoded in a region of the Phocoena phocoena chromosome X, mPhoPho1.1, whole genome shotgun sequence genome:
- the FAM133A gene encoding protein FAM133A produces the protein MGKRDNRVAYMNPIAMARWRGPSQSAGPTIQDYLNRPRPTWEEVKKQLENKKKGSKALAEFEEKMNENWKKELEKSREKLLSGNESSSKKRERKKKKKKKSCQSSSSSTSSSDSSSSSSDSEDEEKKQGKKRKKKKNRSYKSSESSTCESESESKESVKKKKKSKDETDKEKYIRSLSKKRKKTCPEDKPLSSESSSESDYEEEVQAKKKRRREEREKAMEKAKKKKKKQHKKHSKKKKKKSGSSHKSG, from the coding sequence ATGGGAAAGCGGGACAATCGGGTGGCCTATATGAATCCTATAGCAATGGCCAGATGGAGGGGCCCATCTCAATCTGCAGGCCCCACAATACAAGATTATCTGAATCGACCAAGGCCCACCTGGGAAGAAGTgaagaaacaattagaaaataaaaagaaaggctcCAAGGCATTAGctgaatttgaagaaaaaatgaatgagaattggaagaaggaactagaaaaaagcagagagaaattaTTGAGTGGAAATGAGAGCTcatccaaaaaaagagaaagaaagaaaaagaaaaagaagaaatcttgtcAGTCTTCATCTTCTTCTACATCAAGCTCTGATTCTTCAAGCAGTTCTTCAGATTCTGAGgatgaggaaaagaaacaaggaaaaaagagaaagaaaaagaagaaccgTTCATACAAATCATCAGAAAGCTCTACATGTGAATCTGAATCAGAGAGCAAAGaatctgtaaaaaagaaaaagaagtcaaaggATGAAACAGACAAAGAAAAGTATATTAGAAGTctcagcaaaaaaagaaagaagacttgtCCCGAGGATAAACCTTTATCATCAGAGTCCTCATCAGAATCAGATTATGAAGAGGAGGTACaagcaaaaaagaagagaagacgTGAAGAGCGAGAAAAAGCAatggaaaaagcaaagaagaagaagaagaaacagcacAAAAAACatagtaagaagaagaaaaagaagtcaggtTCAAGTCACAAGTCCGgataa